Proteins co-encoded in one Zerene cesonia ecotype Mississippi chromosome 3, Zerene_cesonia_1.1, whole genome shotgun sequence genomic window:
- the LOC119839199 gene encoding uncharacterized protein LOC119839199, giving the protein MLTNIIKGDAYMHLYRIVNKNIIGLKINVQPNVNFDLKYLCKVYDDLCSCTQLLQKIHSLQVMLTIWLMFSSAVSAVALISSEQTKHPWLDFVQGLLPFVWYSIGCYLDDQIRKEVERTDLVIIKHLIDFQCDQNTKEVLSVFKQAISINSLEFTAGNLFRLNYASMLGTVVSVITYSIMVIQLF; this is encoded by the exons atgttaacaaatattataaagggagACGCCTACATGCATCTTTATAGAAtcgttaacaaaaatataataggacTGAAAATAA acgTACAGccaaatgtaaattttgatCTTAAATATCTGTGCAAAGTGTATGACGATCTGTGTTCTTGTActcaattattacaaaaaatacacagcTTACAG GTTATGCTTACAATATGGTTAATGTTTTCAAGTGCAGTGAGCGCTGTAGCTTTGATAAGTTCGGAACAG ACGAAACATCCATGGTTAGATTTCGTGCAGGGTCTGTTGCCCTTCGTCTGGTACAGCATTGGGTGTTATTTGGACGATCAGATACGCAAAGAGGTTGAACGCACTGATCTTGTTATCATAAAGCATCTGATAGACTTCCAATGCG atcaaaatacaaaagaagTTCTTAGCGTTTTTAAGCAAGCGATTAGTATAAATAGTTTAGAGTTCACGGCTGGGAATCTTTTCCGGCTAAACTATGCCTCCATGTTGGGTACAGTTGTTAGTGTGATCACTTATAGCATTATGGTCATCCAACTGTTTTAG
- the LOC119839189 gene encoding uncharacterized protein LOC119839189, which produces MSHYPPPGGPPPYGGYHPPPGVAYVPAPVMMPMYPPPAFPYPPAYPQPQPQPPQPEPVQVVDNTPPPPAEPEIDWVSATTHTAESLTNRVFVTGREGWDGSPLWTIRAHHNGNLVPGKLAVVHRAAYIPFAGREIRVHDFEVLVANPNKVRWIPASNGQVPSGAITAGNTHTGEPLYIARVRHRGSITPGKVHPSHGCCYISFDGSEINYKNYEVLCEVGSYGGIRPL; this is translated from the exons ATGTCTCACT ATCCTCCCCCCGGCGGCCCACCACCTTACGGTGGTTACCACCCACCTCCCGGGGTTGCCTATGTGCCAGCGCCGGTGATGATGCCCATGTACCCTCCCCCCGCGTTCCCTTACCCCCCCGCTTACCCGCAACCACAGCCGCAACCACCTCAGCCAGAACCAGTACAGGTTGTTGACA ATACACCACCACCGCCAGCAGAACCAGAAATTGATTGGGTATCAGCTACAACTCATACTGCGGAATCTTTAACTAACCGCGTATTTGTTACTGGGCGGGAGGGCTGGGACGGTAGCCCTCTCTGGACCATCAGAGCACACCACAACGGAAACCTCGTGCCTGGCAAGCTGGCTGTCGTCCACAGAGCTGCCTATATACCTTTTGCTGGGCGGGAAATACGTGTTCATGATTTTGAG GTTTTAGTTGCAAATCCAAACAAAGTGAGATGGATTCCAGCCAGCAATGGACAAGTCCCGTCTGGAGCGATAACGGCTGGCAATACTCATACAGGGGAACCTCTATACATCGCGCGCGTGAGACACAGAGGCTCTATAACGCCCGGAAAG gtTCATCCTAGTCATGGCTGTTGCTATATTTCTTTTGACGGATCGGAGATAAACTACAAAAATTACGAAGTCCTTTGTGAAGTTGGCAGCTATGGTGGAATAAGGCCACTGTAA
- the LOC119838694 gene encoding pyrroline-5-carboxylate reductase 3, producing MSYNLGFIGGGNMSTSIFQGIINKGEFPTSKIWVSGPHLENLQHWKECGANITNKNGEVYSNCDIVFLGVKPQFLTKAIDDCSDSLPKNIVKQKVLVVSILAGISIEHLHKVLSILPGEKQVIRTLPNTPMSVGAGACLYTPDSTVSEQQCVELEKLLSGCGICERVPEHYMSSLGSLTGCGPAFMYIAIEALADGVVKQGAPRAQAIRLAAQMVMGSGKMVLESKKHPGLLKDEVCSPGGSTISGVATLEDGKFRATLINAIEAATHRTLEMGKK from the exons ATGTCTTACAATTTGGGCTTTATTGGAGGTGGTAATATGTCTACATCGATTTTTCAAGGAATAATTAACAAAG GTGAATTCCCAACTTCTAAAATATGGGTGTCAGGACCACATTTAGAAAATCTTCAACACTGGAAAGAATGTGGtgcaaatataacaaataaaaatggtgAAGTGTATAGCAATTGTGATATTGTCTTTTTGGGAGTGAAACctcaatttttaacaaaagctATAGATGATTGTTCCGACTCATTACCTAAGAATATTGTCAAACAAAAAGTATTAGTTGTTTCAATTCTAGCAGGGATCAGCATTGAGCATTTACATAAG GTTTTAAGCATTCTGCCAGGTGAGAAGCAAGTAATTCGCACTTTGCCAAATACTCCTATGTCTGTGGGTGCTGGTGCATGCTTATACACACCAGATAGCACAGTCTCAGAACAGCAATGTGTTGAATTAGAAAAGCTGCTTTCAGGATGCGGGATTTGTGAAAGGGTTCCGGAACATTATATGAGCTCACTGGGATCTCTTACTGGCTGTGGTCCtgctttt atgTACATAGCAATTGAAGCTCTAGCCGATGGTGTAGTGAAGCAAGGTGCACCAAGAGCTCAAGCAATACGGTTAGCAGCTCAAATGGTTATGGGATCAGGGAAAATGGTTCTCGAGAGTAAGAAACATCCGGGCTTGTTGAAGGATGAAGTATGTTCCCCGGGTGGGTCTACGATCAGTGGAGTTGCCACTTTGGAAGATGGAAAATTtag gGCGACACTCATCAACGCGATAGAAGCTGCTACTCATAGAACTCTCGAAATGGGTAAAAAGTAA